The sequence TAGGACAGGCAGCAGAGACAGACCATATATGGTAGGACAGGCAGCAGAGACAGACCATATATGGTAAGACAGGCAGCAGATACAGACCATATATGGTAGGACAGGTAGCAGATACAGACCATATATGGTAGGACAGGCAGCAGATACAGACCATATATGGTAGGACAGGCAGCAGAGACAGACCATATATGGTAAGACAGGCAGCAGAGACAGGCCATATACGATAAGGAAGGCAGAGACAGACCCAATAAATAGACAGAACTTGGACTtttcataaaataaatatttatcGGTAATGGTCGTCCACTACGAACAATCACGTGGCTCTAAATAATCAAACCCAGACCTCTGTAAACAACGATTTTGGATTCCCTTGACTTCTTCATATACAGATACGTGTCATAATGAAAATATTAAATCAAATGCTATATGGCAACTACATGCGCGTGCGAGGAGACACAGGTATCACGGCTCAGTGTGAAGGAGACAGTCGAGGAGAGAGTGTGTCGCTGCTCCCTCCTGCACGCACACCGCTTGGAGACCATCGTGATTTATCGAAGCTACTAGCAGAAAGTGCTCACTAACCTTCATATATAACAAAAGTGTCCATAATCACGTGTTGGCAATGATACACGCGCTTGTGCATAACCGTCAAGTTATTAGCAAAAACAAAACAGAGAAATTCTTATATTTTTCGGTTATGCTTGAtactcgatttaataatttttcgTATATTTCTTACGTCAAAAAGAAGAAGAGTCTCATCTTCTTGACCTCATTTTAAGTCAAGACGAAGAATTTCAACTACTCACGACAGGACTTGCCAGTGGCGTGCACGATAATTGATCAGCTTGGGAAACGAAACTAAAAGTCCCGTGGTAGCCTCAACACCAGCCCGTTGGAGGCGAGGTTCAACGAAACAGTTACATCTGTGACCTCGTTATAGATGTTTATTTCAGTCGATCTTGAACTGAAGACGACTCAGCAGCTGAACGGAACTTGAACGACCGTGTGAAGGTCAcgaatgtataataataataataataataataataataatttatttataagATATACTATAGGTCAACTACAGTGGTTGCTTAGCAGGTACagtatttacatatttttttaaAGCCACTACGTACGCCTATTTAGCCTATTGGATGTGTTTGTGTAACCGATCCTTCCCCCCAAGAAATGAATAATGCCCATAGCTATACTATGGATATAGAAAGTACAACAAATGGATAGGCTGTCTATACTATGGATAGAAAGTACAACAAATGGATAGGCTGTGGCGCCGTCTTAAACATCTAGAGTTTATTTCATCATTCCGCAGCTTTTCCTATACTCATGTCACAACACTATTGTCTTAACTACTCCATATGTATCAGTTTTGAGCCCATGATATTTGCAGCTGGTTCCTACGATGCGTCAGGCGTCCAGTAGTATACGAATCTACGCCAGTCTACCGGATCTACCGAGGCTGgttatttattttttgtattattattattactagtagATAGCATTAAATGTGTAAGATGGAACCCCGAGAGCCAGCGAGCGGTCAAATATAGATTAATTTAGGGAGCGCTGCtgttgctacacacacacacacacacacacacacacacacacacacacacacacacacacacacacactcctccctctctctctctctctctctctctctctctctctctctctctctctctctctctctctctctctctctctctctctctctctctctctctctctctcactcaccaaCACACCATGTATAAGCGTACACAAAGAGCCTCCAACAACCATGCCTATCTGACTACGACTCCACACAGCTACTGTTATTCCCAGTAATAATATGAATATACCATGACCTaagttgaagggaagggaactatcaaagcGCAAACCATATATTGTACATCGATACATATATCTGGGGTTATTCACCTTTTATAACACCATATATTGTGTTAATGTGGCTCAGCTGTTAAGAGTTAGCTTCACGACAGTCAGCTGTTAAGGAAGAAGCTACTTGATAAAAGTTATAGTGCCAGTAACACAATATTTACACAAAAAAAATGTTGCTTAAAAGTTGTATATAAGAAAAATTAACAAGAACAGTAGTTCTAAATCTAAACCTAATTCTTGTGTATAAAGTTTATAATTACAGATATTACATGTTACTTTATTATTATACATTTTCTTTGTTATATAATTTACTGTATTTTTTTGTAAACTAACCCAACTATACATGtacaaaacaaatatttattaattaaatatttcaatttcgaTACTGAATCGACATTGTCGTTCAGCTTGTCAatttatattttgtttagataccaaaaataaaaaatatatgattTTCATAATTTTGTAGTTTTGTTTACCGGATCAATAAAACTCTGGTACTTCTCTCAACAGCTGTGATTGGCGTCTGTTTGGCCCAACAGGCCTATCTGCCTCCAACCAATGGTTTCAACGGCAACGGGGGTACCGGAAATGGACTCGCAGTCAATGGAGCTAACGGGAATGGGGGATACTCCAATGGTAATGGAGGAAATGGTGTAACTAATGGAAATGGCAATGGTGGCTATACAAACGGAAATGGTGGTTACAGTAATGGTAACGGAAATGGTAATGGAGGAAATGGTGGAGTAAATGGCAACGGTGGTCCCACAAATGGCAATGGTGGTTACACTAACGGAAATGGTGGTCCCACAAATGGCAATGGTGGTTACTCCAACGGAAATGGCAACGGTGGTTCCACAAACGGAAATGGCAACGGTGGTTACTCCAACGGAAATGGCAATGGTGGTTCTACAAACGGAAATGGCAATGGTGGTTCTACAAACGGAAATGGCAATGGTGGCTATTCTAACGGAAATGGAAATGGTGGTTACTCCAACGGAAATGGCAATGGTGGTTCTACAAACGGAAATGGCAACGGTGGTTACTCCAACGGAAATGGCAATGGTGGTTCTACAAACGGAAATGGCAACGGTGGTTACTCCAACGGAAATGGCAATGGTGGTTCCACAAACGGAAATGGCAATGGTGGTTCTACAAACGGAAATGGCAATGGTGGTTACTCCAACGGAAATGGCAATGGTGGTTCTACAAACGGTAATGGCAATGGTGGCTATTCTAACGGAAATGGCAATGGTGGTTCTACAAACGGAAATGCCATTGACGGGATCTTTAACGGCATTTTCGACCCCATCGCTGCCCTTGGTGACGCTATTGGAGGCGGAGGCGTCCCCGGCGTGGACTATCCCATCCTGGCTTCTGTCCCACTCACCGGATTCTCCTGCACCGGACAAATCCCCGGATACTACGCTGATACTGCCCCAGAGGCCGGATGTCAGGTGAGTCTTATGCTGGCCCTAAGACCGGATGTCAGGTGAGTCTTATGTTGTCCCTAAGACCGGATGTCAGGTGAGTCTTATACAGCTCCCGAGGCCGGATGTCAGGGTGAGTCTTATACAGCTCCCGAGGCCGGATGTCAGGTGAGTCTTTTGTTGCCCCCCCCGATGCCAGATGTCAGGTGAGTCTTATACTGTCGGGTTTTACCAATATTCAGCACTTTGTCTCATTCCTTACTACACCACAGCATTATATACCCTCCCTTCTCTTCCAATCCACCACCCAACAGTATAATAAGTATCATTTACcgtctaatattatatatactcaATTTTTGTCCCGTACCTCTCCCATGGGCGGTGGCGGAAAAAAATTGTATTATAGACGCACACGTTCTGTCTAATTTGTAAATCAATATACATACACCATTTTCTGTTCGTGGTTCTGGGAGAGTGTCGAAGGTTTGTCAAGTAAGGGCCTTCAGGTTACCTGTCGCTAGCAGTCGTGTTCATTTATTTCCTTCGGTGAAGAAAGCCTTGAGATCCGACTAACCGAAGCACACCCAGAGGTATAAAAGATGTATGAAATGTGTAGaatatgagtcacaataatggggCTTGAAGATATGataactaaaccacacactagaagattaggagacaacgacgtttcgatccgtcatgagtcattatcaagtcgattgatatAGGTCGTTATCAAtcaattgacttgataatggtccaggacggaccgaaacgtcgtcgtctcctcatcttctggtgagtGGTTAAATTCTCATGATTGAAAAGTTAACATCAGAATCAGAAATTTTCTTCGTAACTGCTTATGCAAACCAATACCATACTGActggactaaacaggtgtacaTCATTCTCAACCAACCTTAATTTTTTGCATTTAGCTTACAATATAAAAGGTGATATATTGGAAAATATATTGTAGTTTACCACAAGAGCGGCGACACAGATATGGCCATAATTTAtatcaaaatattttttttagaagGATGAGAAGACAATTTGAAGGAGAACTATTATAAACAAATTAAACCATGAAGTTATAGAAATTTACACACCTCTCAACATTGTACGTCAACGGATTCTGGGACCATCTTGGATTAAAATCACTCCAAATAGCTCATGTAACATATATCTGACTTGACTAGAACTTTGCTTCACTAATACTGTTGTCCTCGGCAGGTGTTCCACATCTGCCAGGCCGATGGCAGGAGCGACTCTTTCCTCTGTCCCAACGGCACCATCTTCAACCAGCAGTACttcgtgtgtgactggtggtacaACTTCGACTGTTCCACCGCCCAACAGTTCTACGGTCTCAACGCTCAAATCGGTCTCACCAACGGTAACGGTAACGGGTATTCCAACGGCAATGGAAATGGTGCCAATGGTAACGGTAATGGTTATTCTAATGGCAATGGAGCCAACGGCAATGGAAATGGTGCCAATGGAGTCAACGGCAATGGAAATGGTGCCAATGGTAACGGTAATGGTTATGCTAATGGCAATGGAGCCAACGGAAATGGTATTACTAATGGCAATGGAGCCAACGGAAACGGAAATGGTATTACTAATGGCAATGGAGCCAACGGAAACGGAAATGGTATTACTAATGGAGTCAATGGTAATGGAGCCATTGGTAACGGAAATGGCTATTCTAATGGAGCAAATGGTAACGGGAATGGCTATACTAATGGAGCTAATGGTAACGGCAATGGCTATACTAACGGAGCTAATGGTAACGGCAATGGCTATACTAATGGAGCTAATGGTAACGGCAATGGCTATACTAATGGAGCTAATGGTAACGGCAATGGCCATACTAATGGAGCTAATGGTAACGGCAATGGCTATACTAATGGTAATGGTAACGGAAATGGCATTAGTAACGGAGCTAATGGCAATGGAGCCAATGGTAACGGAAATGGCATTAGTAACGGAGCTAATGGTAATGGAAAGCCCAATGGGAATGCGTACACGTACCCAAGCCCGGCCGCCACCAACGGGTTGTACCAGGTACCAAGCTTATAGATGACTCGGGTTTCGAAGCTTTTCAAAGCTTCTTTTGTCTCAATCTCTCCCTTTCCGAAATTCTGAAGCTGCACAGTGTTTCCGTTTCAAGCCTTTAGCAGCTGTAGATAAGCTGCTGATGTCTTCTTAAGTAATGTCTTCTGCTGATGTCTTCTTAAATGTCTTCAGCAGCTGTAGAAAAGCAGAAGAGCTCTTCTCCGGTTCCAGTCTCTTTAGCTGCTGTAGAAATGCTGCTGATCTCTTCTTCACTTAAAATCCCTTCAACAAATCCGTTTCACGTCGCCCTCGACAACAGACGAGTAACTGCAATTAGTTTGTGTACAATTTCTGTCTACAGGGCGActcgagaatatatatatatatatatatatatatatatatatatatatatatatatatatatatatatatatatatatatatatatatatatatatatatatatatatatatatcccctagTGTAATTAGCTTACCTTATTTGCTTTTATTTCTTTAGTTAATAGTGAATATTTATCCTTTTCTTGTAAAAAAGTAACTTATTCAGCATTGATCTTATGATTTTCAAGTCAAGCAATATTTTGAGAGATCTGGCCATAGCTGTCATCAACTGCTAATAAACACCGCTAAGATGATAATGACAGAAATGTATATTTCAGAGCTAAAAATCAGTAATTCAGATCTTTTTTATTTCGTTATGGTTTTTACGCAACTGTGAAAACTGTCAAAATTACAGCTAAATTTAGATTTGTGTTTGTAAATCATTATCAGTTAACTGCTTCCAAAAGGTGGTTTGTTTGAAAAGAACGGCTGTGTTGTTGTAGCTCACTGGAAGAGCTAATAGTGCTGGCTGTACTAGTGGTGCTAGTTGTACTAGTAGTGCTGGTTGTACTAGTAGTGCTAGTAGTACTACTTGTGCTGGAAGCAGTAAAATTATTCTCCCCGACTCTGTACCTTAACTATTACTTCTAATAGCATTAACTAAGAGGTTTAATAGCATGTTATATCTGCCTGACGTCTTGTCTTGTGTGAGGTACTAGGTATTCTTGTGCCATATAAGGTTCATATATGCTGCCTGAACATATAtcttatatttttatatacattttatattgaGAACAATATTAAAATTACGCGCAtttgaaaacattgtttttatcCTCCCTATTTGCTGCCTGATTTCATGTGGTGACGTCAGTAGAAGGTGCCCTCTTATTGATACCATGTGGTGACGTCTGCAGGAGGTGCACTCTTGATACCATGAGGTGACGTCACCAAGATATGTCCACTTGATACCCTCTTGACGTCATAGAGCGTGTTAAACAAGCTTGTGACCAAGCTGACGCACTCAAAGATGGCAAAGCTGTCAGTAATTAGTGACGGTATTGAAGGATGTGGCAGGACCTATTTGTACCTGCTGGAATGGTTAACTCAGGGACTACCCAGCGAGGTCAGAGCAAGTCGTTTAAGATGTTGATTTAAGGGCGACGACAATCGTGGGATCAGATGTgttccggcgtacccgtgaagggttaatcgcgaagcctAATGACAAAATGAATGTCATTTATCAGCAGAAACTATATGGGTCTCGCGGCCAATAAACACACAGACGGGATGATTGGAGAGCCCCAGGAGTGCCTCACGGAGGCAAGCACCGGCCCCACCCCACACAAGAGTACACTGGGGAGCAAAACCAAATACTtggccccaactaaaacgcaaagaataatccagtgcccccccccctacccatccCTGCAGAGCAGATGCCAGCCgctcaccacgactgagggcataccagaagcccaccacgtctgagggcacaccaggagcccaccaagacccgctaACTCCCGGCACCTCGCGGCCAAGCCGGCGtcggacaccgtcaccccgcccaaACAGCCAGCCAAAGAACGTTCAAAATCAATCATCTATCctctgacccaaggcgatatgtgcgccaggcgtcgtaacaATCCGAACCGTTGAATTGGAATGCCAATCGGCAGTATCAAAATCCAAAATCGCGAAACAGAACGTGATCcgggcggctcccaggcggagcaggtgtccagacgtcctctCTTCGTCAAGGGTGAACCAGTTGTCGTTTAAGATATATAATGGAACAGGGGCTTGATGGCTCCTTCATCGGGTGCTCAGTCATGATGTATAATGGAGGGGCGGCTTGGTGGTCAACAAAACCCAGTGACTGCCATCAGTTTACTTTCACTGCCTTTTGGATTGTTACGAAAATGCACTGAAACACCTGAATATGTTAATGATGAGACAGTTTGGATgtcaaaaataaattatttattcacTATTCCACCAACAATGTTTCTGGATTTTTCAACCCAGTTCGTTAAACTTTATGAGTGCGTCTCTTGGGTCGGCCGCCACTTGGACGAGCATAGCCTGAGGACTTCTTACAATGACACGGTTTAATGCGACGCCTAGCGTGCATATCTCTTGGAGTCACGGGAGAGTTAATACATTTTCCTGCATTCCGGTTGGATTTTCGGATGAAGAGACTGTCCGGTGCAGACTCGGTTGAGGGGGTGCCAGGAGTTGACGGCTCCTACAGTGTGTTCTCGGGGCGTCTGGTTCCTGCCGGAGGTCACTCTAACGCTAGATTCCTTTCGCCGGTGTGAGTGTCACTGCTGGCGATTATTCTAAAGTTgatgttttattttatatatatcacTTATTTTTAAAGTTATGTTCCTAATAAAGATATTATAATTTATCGAGGCTATTTTTTTGCTATTtttacatgatatatatatatatatatatatatatatatatatatatatatatatatatatatatatatatatatatatatatatatatatatatatatatatgtgcatatatatatatatatatatatatatatatatatatatatatatatatttatttatatatatatatatgtatgtgccgCGGAAGTAGTGCCATCGGGCTCTATCAAGCTCAAGGGCGAAGGGAAAAGTTGGAATGAAGTTCCAACTGAAGCTACGCTGGAAGTCAGTCAGTGTGTCACTGCTAACGATTACTCTAATGTTGATGATTTATAATATCACTTATTTTTAAAGTTATGTTCCTAATAAAGATATAATAATTTATCGGGGCTATTTTGTTGCTACTTTTtacctttaatatatatatatatatatatatatatatatatatatatatatatatatatatatatatatatatatatatatatatatataaaataatatgatATTATAACACATGTACGTTACTGTTGTATTTTAAAACCGGAATAATATTTTGGAGACTGAATAAGGTATGACTGGTGTTTATGATAT is a genomic window of Procambarus clarkii isolate CNS0578487 chromosome 8, FALCON_Pclarkii_2.0, whole genome shotgun sequence containing:
- the LOC123759811 gene encoding uncharacterized protein, whose product is MAERTCIVEKGRGRPYMVEQAEADHICFVYRINKTLVLLSTAVIGVCLAQQAYLPPTNGFNGNGGTGNGLAVNGANGNGGYSNGNGGNGVTNGNGNGGYTNGNGGYSNGNGNGNGGNGGVNGNGGPTNGNGGYTNGNGGPTNGNGGYSNGNGNGGSTNGNGNGGYSNGNGNGGSTNGNGNGGSTNGNGNGGYSNGNGNGGYSNGNGNGGSTNGNGNGGYSNGNGNGGSTNGNGNGGYSNGNGNGGSTNGNGNGGSTNGNGNGGYSNGNGNGGSTNGNGNGGYSNGNGNGGSTNGNAIDGIFNGIFDPIAALGDAIGGGGVPGVDYPILASVPLTGFSCTGQIPGYYADTAPEAGCQVFHICQADGRSDSFLCPNGTIFNQQYFVCDWWYNFDCSTAQQFYGLNAQIGLTNGNGNGYSNGNGNGANGNGNGYSNGNGANGNGNGANGVNGNGNGANGNGNGYANGNGANGNGITNGNGANGNGNGITNGNGANGNGNGITNGVNGNGAIGNGNGYSNGANGNGNGYTNGANGNGNGYTNGANGNGNGYTNGANGNGNGYTNGANGNGNGHTNGANGNGNGYTNGNGNGNGISNGANGNGANGNGNGISNGANGNGKPNGNAYTYPSPAATNGLYQVPSL